Below is a genomic region from Scyliorhinus canicula chromosome 5, sScyCan1.1, whole genome shotgun sequence.
ctgtgagagacagggggttatttacagggatatccacatggtgtgagagacagggggttatttacagtgaGATCCACACGGtgtgagagacagggagttatttacagtgatatccacatggtgtgagagacaggggttatttacagggatatcctcatggtgtgagagacagggggttatttacagtgatatccacatggtgtgagagacagggggttatttacagtgatatccacatggtgtgagagacagggggttatttacagtgatatccacacactgtgagagacagggggttatttacagggatatccacatggtgtgagagacagggagttatttacagtgatatccacatggtgtgagagacagggggttatttacagtgatatccacatggtgtgagagacagggggttatttacagggatatccacacggtgtgagagacagggagttatttacagggatatccacacactgtgagagacagggggttatttacagtgatatccacatggtgtgagagacagggagttatttacagtgatatccacatggtgtgagagacagggggttatttacagtgatatccacatggtgtgagagacagggggttatttacagggatatccacacggtgtgagagacagggagttatttacagggatatccacacactgtgagagacagggggttatttacagtgatatccacatggtgtgagagacagtgggttatttacagtgatatccacattgtgtgagagacagggggttatttacagtgatatccacacactgtgagggacagggggttatttacagggatatccacatggtgtgagagacagggggttatttacagggatatccacatggtgtgagagacagggggttatttacagtgatatccacatggtgtgagagacagggagttatttacagtgatatccacatggtgtgagagacagggggttatttacagtgatatCCACACACTGTGAGGGTTTCAGGGGAGGGGTCGCTAGGCTTCAGGGGAGAGGTTACTGGGGTTCAGGGTGGACTTGCTAGTGTTTAATATGGGGTTGCTCAAGTTCCAGGGATGTGTGCTGGAAGTCAGGGGAGCGGTTGTGAGAGTTCAGGGTGGGACTGCTGGGGTTCAGGGCTCAGGGATAgggtttggtttggggggggaggggaagtttcTAGGAGGGTTTGAGAAGGGCTTTTGAGTGTTGGGCGAGCGGTCGCTAGGGTTCGGTGGTGGGATAATAGGGTTTGGGAGCGGCCTCTAGGGTTAAGGGAGGGGTCGCTAGGGTTTGGAGAGGGGTCGCTATGGTTCAGGGAGTGGCTGCTAGGGTTAGGGGCGGGGCCGCTAGTCTTAGGGGAGGGACCACAAGGGTTAGGGGAGGGGCCACAAGGGTTAGGGGAGGGTCGCTAGGGTTACGGGAGGGGTCGTtagggttcggggaggggggtcactcgggtttggggagaggtcgctagggtttggggaggggtcgaTCGGGTTCGGGGAGTGGTCACTAGGGTTCGGGGAGTGGTCACTAGGGTTCGGGGTGAGGTCGGGGAGAAGTCAGTATGTTCGAGGAGGGTTTGTTCGGATTGTCTGGTATAGAGGTCGATATGCACTTGGATTAATGTAGTCAGCTCTGGGATAGGACATCAGGAGTGATTTATTGACCTTGGAGAGGATGTAGCACCTATTCGCCAGAGTGATATCAGCACTATAATGTTTGTCAGTTTTTTGTTGAATTGATTCTTTGTCaggatgtgggcgtggctgggTAGGCcggaatttattgcccattcctagattatgaggagaggttggagagtgTTATATTCCCCGGAGTAGGGCTGATTAAGGGATGATTGAATTGAGGTGTTTTAGATGATTACAGAACACCAGTTGTGGGGTGATGAAGAGTTTGACCGTTTCCATTTCTCTCTAGGGAATCTGTGGAGATGTGACTGCGTACTGCACTGGCTGAGAAACTGGATCATTCAGGAAGGCCACAGGCTGTTGCTGGGCAAGAGGATTCTCTGTGCTGAGCCTCCACGCTTGTTTGGCCAGAGCTTGCTGGACATCCCCGGAAACAGTCTGGTCTGCATCCCTCCAGCGATGCAACTTGACCGCAGTGATGTGGTGAGTCGCCTGGGAGACGACCTGCGCGTGACCTGCCGAGCCTCCGGCTACCCACAGCCGGTGGTGGGCTGGAGGAAGGTGAGTGACACCAGGATGGTGCTGGGCCGCCTCCAGTCGGCAACCAGGTCCTCGGGCCCTCCAGGCCCCGGGGCTTTCGAGAGGCCGGGCGGTGAGGGTCAACCACGGAGCAGCCTGGTCCCTCCCGGTGATGGTGGGACACTGACCCTGCGCAATGTGACGGCTTCCCACGCCGGCAGGTACGAGTGTGAGGCCAGTAACCCCGGTGGGAGGGCCACCGCAACCTTTGACCTTTCGGTCAACCTGTCAAGCCGGGgccagcccctcctccctctgaGGCCGGCCCCTGGTCTGAGTCACGAGCCGCTGTACGAGAGTGTGGACAGCATGGACTTCACGGCCCTGGGCACTGCCACCCAGACTGGCATCGCCGCCGGCATCTCGCTGCTGACCCTCGTCGCCCTCCTCCTGGTGGTGGTGATCTGTCGCAAACGAAGCAAACAGAGGAAGGCAGAGCAGGAGGAGAGGGCGGAAATGGAGGGGAGCGGCCTGTACCTCAACGACTACTCTGACGGGCCCACCACCTTCGCCCAGCTGGAGGAATACCGAGACGCCGCCGGCCACGAGATGTTCGTCATCGACAGGAGCAAGAGAGACTTCTGCACCTACAAAGACACGGCCGAGCTTGGCAAACTGCTCCAGGTGGGGCCTCTTCAGGACCAGGCCACCCAGACAGCTGAGGCCATGGCAGAGGCCGAGCGGTCACACGGCCTTGACGGCGGGGGGGTTTTCGAGAATCGCAGCGTGGTGTTCCAGCAGGAGGTCAAGTACGAAATCCACTGCTGAAAGGGGGAAGGCAGGTGACGGAACGATCTGGATGAACTTTGCTCCTGTTGGGACTGTGCACAGAATCCAGGCCGACATGCTcggtgcagtagtgagggagtgccgcactgtccggcTTGCTGCAATTCGGATGTGACTGTAAACCCAGGCCCtgtgggtgtaaaagatcccgtGCTGCTACTCGAAGAGGAGCAGGGAGAGTtatctcctggccaatatttacccttcaGTCTGCAGATTGTCTGGGTCGTTTATCacttatcacattgctgctggtgaGATCTTGCAGGGCACAaagctggctgtggggagcacgGGGGATATTGCGAGGTGGTGATCGGCGCTGTATAAATGTACGTCCTTGCTTTTGCCTTTGATGTAACATCCCGTCACTCACCCGGAGAGGGCCACATCGACGCTGGGACCCCCAACACCGAGGCGGTCAGGGCAATTTACCGGGGAGGAAATGAATGATCAAAGAGGAAATAaaaagagggaggggagagagagagagagagaacatttaAGTGGGAAGCAGAGAAGAAGGTACTGGAACGAAGCAGAAAGTGTAAAAGGCAGACTGATAGATAGCAAGGGAAGGGTGTGAGAATAATAATGTGAGAAGGAGAGAATGTGGGAATATATTCCTGGACGCACACAGGCGTCTCATTTCCCAGTCCATTTTGTTCATTCTCTGGGTATAGGCATCGCTGGAGAATTCCACATTTATTCCTGTTTTGCTGAGATTTTGGGCCAGGACAGACTGAGGTTTGATCAAGTGCAGTTAATTGAGAGGGACGTTGATGAGTCAGCCGGTGTGACACTGAAGTCAGCTGTGGATCAGACGGGGTAGACGATATTCGTGTAGAAGTGGGATCTAATCCTTGAAAATGACGCAGGCGGGGATGACAGCAAATGCAAGATAGATTTATCTACAAGCATTTACAATGGTCAGCATAACTCGGCATCTACCAGCGGAAcccacactgttgcctcacggcgccgaggacccaggttcaatcccggccccgggtcactgtccgtgtggagtttgcacattctccccgagtttgcgcgggtttcgcccccacaacccaaagatgtgcagggtaggtggattggacaagctaaattgccccttaattggaaaagttaaaAAAATAGCTCAgcatctcagtcccagtgtaacTCTCACTGGGAGGACTTAACTCAACTGGCCCTGATCCTCAGGTGGTTGGCCTCCTTCCCCTACCTGGGGAGTCTGTAAATCAATCCCATCCCTCTCCTCTcactccccttccctcctccctcccctacccTCTGCTCCCCCATATTCACCTTTCCCCTCTACGCTTCACCTTCTCTGCCCCTCTGTGTCcctcctctctcagtctcctcCCCATtctgtcttcctcctcctctccctctcccccctctcctccacttcCCCCTGCCCTACTCTCCCCTGACCGCAccttcccacctccctccacccgcTTTCTCTGGCCCCTTCCGCTCTTCTCTTCCTGTCTCTgtcaccctccttccctccccgccCTGAATTCTACCCTCCGAACCACATCTCTTCCCTCGCACTCCCTCGATCGCCTCCCAtttagagaatcatagaatttacagtgcagaaggagaccattcggcccatcgaatctacaccagcccttggaaagagcactctacttaagccctatccccgtaagcccacctaacctttggacacaaagggtcgatttatcatggccaatccacctaatctgcacatctttggactgtgggtattGTACAGGAAATGTGATTTAACGAGAAGTTTGACTCTGATATGTTTGTCTGTTTTGGATGGTCTGCTGTCTGGTCCATCAAAATCCGGAAATGGCCACAAGAACACAATATACAAACCGAAGAAAGCTCTCTTGATCACCGTCACGCCCACACCTTACACCTTAGAGCTGGAGCTTACACCCGTACCTCGCCCTCACACCCATACAAATACAGCAGGACAGGTACTTTAATAATTATTAATACCTCAGACCTCAAAACACACGGACGACACatgacaccccacacacacacacacacacacacacactctttggCCAGGATTATCTGGCACTGACCCCTGGCAGGTTTTTCTGCAGTGGATGTGACGAGCCTGCTGCTGGGACTCTCTGGCCTTGCTGAAGTCTGTGGCCGAGATCTCGGTGTGGTTCACGCCTCCCCGTTGACGGGGAACCCATTGCGAGGC
It encodes:
- the lrrc24 gene encoding leucine-rich repeat-containing protein 24 yields the protein MDFIATVIILGLQVLRSQGCLEGCRCYSTTVECGSLGLTTVPSNIPPFTQTLFLQDNDIAHVSQQDFSHLSKLQNLYIQNNSLSTIEPGALSRQHSLVELALNGNRIQQLNRSMFEGLDHLRVLYLAGNQISRLLDFTFHGLQRLQELHLQENNLRSLADQAFLGLSSLALLDLSSNSLQTLHQATIQPLSSLQEIRLTGNLWRCDCVLHWLRNWIIQEGHRLLLGKRILCAEPPRLFGQSLLDIPGNSLVCIPPAMQLDRSDVVSRLGDDLRVTCRASGYPQPVVGWRKVSDTRMVLGRLQSATRSSGPPGPGAFERPGGEGQPRSSLVPPGDGGTLTLRNVTASHAGRYECEASNPGGRATATFDLSVNLSSRGQPLLPLRPAPGLSHEPLYESVDSMDFTALGTATQTGIAAGISLLTLVALLLVVVICRKRSKQRKAEQEERAEMEGSGLYLNDYSDGPTTFAQLEEYRDAAGHEMFVIDRSKRDFCTYKDTAELGKLLQVGPLQDQATQTAEAMAEAERSHGLDGGGVFENRSVVFQQEVKYEIHC